The genomic window CAAAATTCCGGCCACGCTTTAGACAGGTCTCAACACCGATAAGAAGGCAGGCTTCGCCGCTTGCCCTTATGACGACATTCGGAACATTGCCTTTTGCCGTTGAACATTTCGCAATCATCACATCAAGTCCGCCATATTCGGCTTTATACGCATAGTATGGTCCCTTTTTCCCCTTGCCAAGCCGGGCGCCGCATGGTTCAACATTGACTTCAAACTCATTCACGCACAAACAATCCCATTCTTCAGGTAAAACATCGGCTTCCGCAATGGCCTTCAATTCTTCCAGTTTTAACTGAATTTCCTGCCACTTTTCCTCCTGCCAGTCCACATATAACACCCATTCAAACCAATCTTCAGAACCCATCCATTGACTACTCAGGGGGGGTGTGTTACTGGACACCACCCCGCCGGGCAGGGCCGCGCCCGCCTTTGCAGGCGGGCATCGGCCCGCCCCGGCTATGATTCCATCAGGATTAATGCGCGATTCGTTCACAGGTCAATTCCCTTTGAAGTTTCGCGCAAGAAGCGTTCAATTTCCCATACAGGATAGAGAGGCCGACGCGTTGCCCTTGAGGGATGGATTAAACCGCGCTTGGTAAGGCGATCTATCGTAACGGGAGCAATCCCCAAGGCTTCCGCCATTTCAGTGCGGGTTAACGCCAGCTTCAGCGGTTTATTAAAAGCGATATTTATTTCTTTTTGCATGCCCCTATAGTAGGAGCAGCACTAAAAGGAAAATACCGTCAAGGGTAAGACGAAGATGTCGGAATTTATTGCCTTGTCCGGGGACGACCAGGCGGACGGAAACTCAGGCCGATACGTTCGCAAATTTTTTCAATACGTTTTTGGCCGTTTATATTGTCAATTAAATTCTTCCCAAGCATAAACTGCAGCCATTCATACAACTCACGAACGCTTATAAGCCGGGAAATAAAATCCGGATACATGGCGA from Kiritimatiellia bacterium includes these protein-coding regions:
- a CDS encoding helix-turn-helix domain-containing protein, whose protein sequence is MQKEINIAFNKPLKLALTRTEMAEALGIAPVTIDRLTKRGLIHPSRATRRPLYPVWEIERFLRETSKGIDL